One window of uncultured Methanobrevibacter sp. genomic DNA carries:
- a CDS encoding radical SAM protein gives MDSNIFDLIKDANDITLKKHGNLITLERAVFLSWWCDKGDCAFCYMSTQKEKIKDPKKARRNISNIYAEAEMCKRLDWNIEFLSGGYESFTTQEIKEIATTIKNITGDGVWLNTGITEELNEYGSEIKGITGAVEVANPQIHEKVCPSKKLDDISNMLDVAGDLGFKKAITIILGLGETLDDVQYIIDYIKDHKIDRVIFYSLNPHKETIYANSSQPASLYYAQVVAQVRLAFPDIEIICGTWIDNLANIGILILSGANGITKFPLFKMFGTKYGKRVEEEVKWAGRDLKGTFTDKDMLGPQKSEVSPELDKFIKRYIKESLKNKY, from the coding sequence ATGGACTCTAACATATTTGACTTAATAAAAGATGCCAATGATATCACTTTAAAAAAACATGGAAATCTGATTACTCTTGAAAGAGCAGTATTCTTATCATGGTGGTGTGATAAGGGAGACTGTGCTTTTTGTTACATGTCAACACAGAAAGAAAAGATAAAAGATCCAAAAAAGGCCAGACGAAACATCAGCAACATTTATGCTGAAGCTGAAATGTGCAAACGTCTGGATTGGAATATTGAATTTCTATCCGGAGGATATGAATCTTTCACAACTCAGGAAATTAAAGAAATTGCCACTACAATTAAAAATATCACTGGCGACGGAGTCTGGTTAAATACTGGAATTACAGAGGAATTAAATGAATACGGCTCTGAAATTAAAGGAATAACAGGTGCAGTTGAAGTGGCAAATCCGCAGATTCATGAAAAAGTCTGTCCTTCCAAAAAACTTGATGATATAAGCAATATGTTAGATGTTGCCGGAGATTTAGGTTTTAAAAAAGCGATTACAATAATATTAGGTCTTGGAGAAACCCTAGATGATGTCCAATACATTATAGATTATATTAAAGATCATAAAATTGACAGAGTAATATTTTATTCCTTAAATCCTCACAAGGAAACAATTTATGCGAACTCCTCACAGCCGGCATCTCTTTACTATGCCCAGGTTGTAGCTCAGGTAAGACTGGCTTTCCCCGATATTGAAATTATTTGCGGAACCTGGATAGATAATTTAGCCAATATAGGAATATTGATTTTAAGCGGAGCTAACGGAATTACGAAATTCCCATTGTTCAAGATGTTTGGAACCAAATACGGAAAAAGAGTTGAAGAAGAAGTCAAATGGGCAGGCCGTGATTTAAAAGGAACATTCACTGATAAAGACATGTTAGGACCTCAGAAAAGTGAAGTTTCACCGGAACTTGATAAATTCATTAAAAGGTATATTAAAGAATCTTTAAAGAACAAATATTAG
- a CDS encoding phosphorylcholine transferase LicD, whose amino-acid sequence MLFYILKEKGNIKKAYKIYKASKKIKQQDLFSPEFYLKKYPNIKDARISPLNHYLYHGYKEGKQPGKLFDNDYYLKQNPDVKESGENPLVHYVLYGKREGRLPIKRSNNKEVNKLNKRIKNYKKIIDRQDRQIKRLQKNVTNQFSILEAYNKLFNDLYIFHETFPKGPLKDIQELCIELLLFFDKVCEKYDIPYWLDYGTLLGPVRHGGFLPWDDDIDLGMLKNDFDRFIEVMNKEIKEYGLDDVITILEKKKYDDAITGFIQVIYTGKIKQPNMLACLDILPYSHLENKDNLPKEELKNKISDQIEITQKEFLEKELFKKSPMNAYEKLNEIVGIVPHESDYIIPSSMNLRPNRIRIYKNEEMFPLKRMKFEQHEFLAANNEKEYLKMTYGENYMTMPKKIKIHGRMPALIKIHGDNLHEIFVESIEKMKKINENFN is encoded by the coding sequence ATGCTATTTTACATATTAAAAGAAAAAGGAAATATTAAAAAGGCTTATAAAATCTATAAAGCTTCTAAAAAAATTAAACAGCAAGATTTATTTAGCCCTGAATTTTACCTGAAAAAATATCCTAATATTAAAGATGCAAGAATAAGTCCTTTAAATCATTATTTGTATCATGGTTACAAGGAAGGAAAACAGCCTGGAAAATTATTTGACAACGATTATTATTTAAAGCAAAACCCTGACGTGAAGGAATCCGGAGAAAACCCTCTAGTCCATTATGTTTTGTACGGGAAAAGAGAAGGCAGACTTCCAATTAAACGCTCCAATAACAAAGAAGTTAATAAATTAAATAAAAGAATCAAAAACTACAAAAAAATAATTGATCGACAAGACCGCCAAATAAAAAGACTACAAAAAAATGTCACCAACCAGTTCTCAATTCTGGAGGCATATAATAAATTATTTAATGATTTATATATTTTTCACGAAACATTCCCTAAAGGACCTTTAAAAGACATTCAGGAGTTATGTATAGAACTGTTATTGTTTTTTGATAAGGTTTGTGAAAAATATGACATACCTTACTGGCTAGATTATGGAACTTTACTCGGGCCAGTCCGTCATGGCGGATTTCTGCCTTGGGATGATGACATTGATTTGGGAATGTTAAAGAATGATTTTGACAGATTTATTGAAGTCATGAACAAAGAAATTAAGGAATATGGCCTGGATGACGTCATAACAATTCTTGAAAAAAAGAAATATGATGATGCTATTACAGGATTTATCCAAGTGATATATACCGGTAAAATAAAACAGCCTAATATGTTGGCCTGTCTGGACATACTCCCATATAGCCATTTGGAAAATAAAGATAACCTTCCTAAAGAGGAATTGAAAAATAAGATATCAGACCAAATTGAAATAACACAAAAAGAATTCTTAGAAAAAGAACTCTTTAAAAAATCACCAATGAACGCTTATGAAAAACTCAATGAAATAGTTGGAATAGTTCCTCATGAATCAGATTATATTATCCCATCTTCAATGAATTTAAGGCCAAACAGAATAAGAATTTACAAAAATGAAGAGATGTTCCCCCTTAAAAGAATGAAATTTGAACAACATGAGTTCTTAGCTGCAAATAATGAAAAAGAATATCTGAAAATGACCTATGGTGAAAATTATATGACAATGCCGAAAAAAATTAAGATTCATGGAAGAATGCCCGCTTTAATAAAAATTCACGGCGACAACTTACACGAAATATTTGTAGAATCCATCGAAAAAATGAAAAAAATCAATGAAAATTTTAATTAA